The Cellulomonas sp. P24 genome contains a region encoding:
- a CDS encoding GNAT family N-acetyltransferase, whose product MPTVTVRPAEADDLDQVVDVFLGCWRETYAAVLPRRLVDAMTDQSARELWARAARESAPGDLLVALGAVAEVPAQVVGVARLGPVVDGTGHLASLYVSPQAQGLGVGRRLMEVALARLAAAGATSATLWVFRDNAPSIAFYRHLGWVPDGHERTQPEFGEPELRLSRSLAPADGDGRR is encoded by the coding sequence GTGCCCACCGTGACCGTGCGCCCGGCCGAGGCCGACGACCTCGACCAGGTCGTCGACGTCTTCCTCGGCTGCTGGCGCGAGACCTACGCGGCCGTGCTGCCGCGGAGGCTCGTCGACGCGATGACCGACCAGAGCGCGCGCGAGCTGTGGGCGCGCGCCGCGCGGGAGTCCGCGCCGGGGGACCTGCTCGTCGCCCTCGGTGCAGTGGCTGAGGTGCCTGCGCAGGTCGTCGGCGTCGCTCGGCTCGGGCCCGTCGTCGACGGGACGGGCCACCTCGCGTCGCTCTACGTCTCGCCGCAGGCCCAGGGCCTCGGTGTCGGTCGCCGCCTGATGGAGGTGGCCCTCGCGCGCCTCGCCGCGGCCGGTGCGACCTCCGCGACGCTGTGGGTGTTCCGGGACAACGCGCCGTCGATCGCGTTCTACCGGCACCTCGGATGGGTACCGGACGGGCACGAGCGCACGCAGCCCGAGTTCGGCGAGCCGGAGCTCCGGCTCTCACGCAGCCTCGCGCCGGCAGACGGCGACGGCCGCCGATGA
- a CDS encoding mandelate racemase/muconate lactonizing enzyme family protein, translating into MTGTVRELRVHESVRALVRPFVTAIRRADSIPVVLVEAVDDTGTSGWGEAAVSWRVTGESPASVRAAVLGPLSDVVVGRPLEATATLGADLARAVHQNAAARSAVECAVQDLFAARRGLTLAAALGTGRDGSTERRVGIARSAARVRTDITVSAASTETLVAVARRHVADGFTTIKVKVGAGGDDRDALVGVREAVGPDVVLRVDANQAWDVDEAVGIIRYWEAAGVGLELVEQPVRARDLDGLAAVTAQVGTPVLADESVRTSDDLREVIRRRAAGLVNIKLAKTGGLAEARLMAELAARNGIGVVVGCMMESSVGVAAAAALAASLGGADAARTHDLDAGLWQSTSPVRGGIRYDGAEVVLSSGPGLGIVGLAGDDVEPWAVAP; encoded by the coding sequence ATGACCGGGACGGTGCGCGAGCTGCGGGTGCACGAGTCGGTGCGTGCCCTCGTGCGGCCGTTCGTCACCGCGATCCGGCGTGCCGACAGCATCCCCGTCGTGCTCGTCGAGGCCGTCGACGACACCGGGACCAGCGGCTGGGGTGAGGCTGCCGTGAGCTGGCGCGTGACCGGGGAGTCGCCGGCGAGCGTCCGCGCGGCCGTCCTCGGACCGCTCAGCGACGTCGTCGTCGGGCGGCCCCTGGAGGCGACCGCGACGCTCGGTGCGGACCTCGCGCGCGCGGTGCACCAGAACGCGGCCGCACGGTCCGCGGTGGAGTGCGCCGTCCAGGACCTGTTCGCCGCGCGTCGCGGGCTCACGCTCGCCGCGGCGCTGGGAACCGGGCGGGACGGCAGCACCGAGCGCCGCGTCGGCATCGCTCGCAGCGCCGCCAGGGTGCGCACCGACATCACGGTGTCCGCGGCGAGCACCGAGACGCTCGTCGCCGTCGCACGGCGGCACGTGGCCGACGGCTTCACGACGATCAAGGTCAAGGTCGGGGCCGGCGGGGACGACCGCGACGCCCTGGTCGGGGTGCGGGAGGCCGTCGGGCCGGACGTCGTGCTGCGCGTCGACGCGAACCAGGCCTGGGACGTCGACGAGGCGGTCGGGATCATCCGGTACTGGGAGGCCGCGGGCGTCGGCCTCGAGCTCGTCGAGCAGCCGGTGCGCGCCCGTGACCTCGACGGCCTGGCCGCAGTGACTGCGCAGGTCGGGACCCCGGTGCTCGCCGACGAGTCCGTCCGCACGAGCGACGACCTCCGTGAGGTGATCCGCCGCCGCGCCGCAGGACTCGTCAACATCAAGCTCGCGAAGACCGGCGGGCTGGCGGAGGCTCGGCTGATGGCGGAGCTCGCGGCGCGGAACGGGATCGGCGTCGTCGTCGGCTGCATGATGGAGAGCAGCGTCGGCGTCGCAGCAGCAGCGGCGCTCGCGGCGAGCCTCGGTGGCGCGGACGCCGCACGCACCCACGACCTCGACGCCGGGCTGTGGCAGTCGACGTCACCGGTGCGTGGCGGGATCCGGTACGACGGCGCCGAGGTGGTGCTCTCGTCGGGGCCCGGGCTGGGCATCGTCGGGCTCGCGGGTGACGACGTCGAGCCGTGGGCGGTGGCACCGTGA
- a CDS encoding anhydro-N-acetylmuramic acid kinase: MRVLGMISGTSHDGIDTAVVDFRLTDGALTGTVVHTGSTPYAADLRARLIAALPPAPTTLAEVCELDTLIGQAFAAAAVAVIGEAGPIDAICSHGQTVYHWISDGAALGTLQLGQPAWIAEATGTPVVSDVRARDLTVGGQGAPVVSFLDRMLLAGIVGTRAALNLGGISNMTVIDPDDRLVAYDIGPSNALIDSVVVERGLTPYGYDRDGAIAASGTVDDALLDVLLAEPYYRLPAPKSTGKELFHGDYVRHALEVADAEPTDADLVATLTALTVRTVAAEVRRAGVTTLIASGGGCRNPVILDGLRDALPGVDVLLSDDLGAPADDKEAIAFALIGWCTLHGVPANLPEGTGAREPRILGSLTPGAGPLVLPVPLPTVPTALTLTREP, from the coding sequence ATGAGAGTGCTCGGGATGATCTCGGGAACGTCGCACGACGGCATCGACACCGCCGTGGTCGACTTCCGGCTCACTGACGGTGCGCTGACCGGAACGGTCGTGCACACCGGCAGCACGCCGTACGCGGCGGACCTGCGCGCCCGGCTGATCGCGGCGCTGCCGCCCGCTCCGACGACCCTCGCGGAGGTGTGCGAGCTCGACACGCTGATCGGCCAGGCCTTCGCGGCTGCCGCCGTCGCGGTGATCGGCGAGGCCGGGCCGATCGACGCGATCTGCTCGCACGGGCAGACCGTCTACCACTGGATCTCCGACGGCGCCGCGCTCGGGACCCTGCAGCTCGGGCAGCCCGCGTGGATCGCCGAGGCGACCGGGACCCCGGTGGTCTCGGACGTGCGGGCGCGGGACCTGACCGTCGGCGGGCAGGGGGCGCCGGTCGTGTCGTTCCTGGACCGGATGCTGCTCGCCGGCATCGTGGGGACGCGGGCCGCGCTGAACCTCGGCGGCATCTCGAACATGACGGTGATCGACCCCGACGACAGGCTCGTGGCCTATGACATCGGCCCGTCGAACGCGCTGATCGACTCGGTCGTGGTCGAGCGCGGGCTCACCCCGTACGGCTACGACCGGGATGGGGCGATCGCGGCGTCCGGGACCGTCGACGACGCCCTGCTGGACGTCCTGCTCGCCGAGCCGTACTACCGGCTGCCCGCACCGAAGAGCACCGGCAAGGAGCTCTTCCACGGCGACTACGTGCGGCACGCGCTCGAGGTCGCGGACGCGGAGCCGACCGATGCCGACCTCGTCGCGACGCTCACCGCGCTGACGGTCCGGACCGTCGCCGCCGAGGTCCGGCGCGCCGGGGTGACGACGCTGATCGCCTCCGGTGGTGGGTGCCGGAACCCGGTGATCCTCGACGGCCTGCGCGACGCGCTGCCGGGGGTCGACGTGCTGCTGTCCGACGACCTCGGCGCACCGGCCGACGACAAGGAGGCGATCGCGTTCGCGCTGATCGGGTGGTGCACGCTGCACGGCGTCCCGGCGAACCTGCCCGAGGGCACCGGTGCACGCGAGCCCCGCATCCTCGGCAGCCTCACGCCGGGGGCAGGACCGCTCGTGCTCCCTGTCCCGCTGCCGACCGTGCCGACCGCACTGACCCTCACCCGGGAGCCCTAG
- a CDS encoding serine hydrolase, producing MTGRTSLDRALQELAVRVVHDLPVDAPTGAVPPVGAVLAVHTPAGESVAVAGDRTLEPAAPMTPDTVHDLASVTKVAATTVTVMRLVSEGLLSLDRSVTSLLPGFAGGYKDDVTVRDLLEHRSGMAEWWPLYISASGGQVPESAHDVVDRLALRYAPRSGHHYSDLGFVQLGRIVSVVTGLPLPEAVRTLVLDPLGVDLRYGPPAGAPVAASGPDDRVEQAMLDSGTPYPVPFSSADFAGWRTGTIQGQVHDGNTFHALGGVSGHAGLFGTVGDLLRLAVALAHAHDHGAIWSSAVVEEFMASPRPVPARSWNQALGFRHYWVRLDGRRIEVLGHTGFVGAAMAFVPGGDVAVALGTNRLLRGRPPVPVEELLHQILRVATDPDPDAAGPHPPGGLRPSSPAPDLSRGTP from the coding sequence GTGACGGGCCGCACGTCGCTGGACCGAGCGCTGCAGGAGCTCGCCGTGCGCGTCGTGCACGACCTCCCGGTGGACGCGCCCACGGGTGCGGTGCCCCCGGTCGGAGCGGTGCTCGCGGTGCACACCCCGGCCGGGGAGAGCGTCGCCGTCGCCGGTGACCGCACGCTCGAGCCGGCCGCCCCGATGACCCCGGACACCGTGCACGACCTCGCCTCGGTGACGAAGGTCGCTGCCACGACGGTCACGGTGATGCGGCTCGTGTCCGAGGGGCTGCTGTCGCTGGACCGGTCGGTCACGAGCCTGCTCCCGGGTTTCGCCGGCGGGTACAAGGACGACGTCACGGTGCGGGACCTGCTCGAGCACCGGTCGGGGATGGCGGAGTGGTGGCCGCTGTACATCTCCGCGTCCGGCGGGCAGGTACCGGAGTCGGCGCACGACGTCGTCGACCGGCTGGCGTTGCGGTACGCGCCGCGGTCCGGTCACCACTACTCGGACCTGGGGTTCGTCCAGCTCGGGCGGATCGTGTCGGTCGTCACCGGGCTCCCCCTCCCGGAGGCGGTGCGCACACTCGTCCTCGACCCGCTCGGTGTCGACCTCCGGTACGGACCACCGGCCGGCGCCCCGGTCGCGGCCAGCGGGCCGGACGACCGCGTGGAGCAGGCGATGCTCGACTCCGGGACCCCGTACCCGGTGCCGTTCTCGTCGGCGGACTTCGCGGGGTGGCGCACCGGGACGATCCAGGGGCAGGTCCACGACGGCAACACGTTCCACGCCCTCGGTGGTGTCTCCGGCCACGCCGGGCTCTTCGGCACGGTCGGCGACCTGCTGCGGCTCGCGGTCGCGCTCGCCCACGCTCACGACCACGGGGCGATCTGGTCGTCCGCGGTGGTCGAGGAGTTCATGGCCTCCCCGCGACCGGTGCCCGCGCGCTCCTGGAACCAGGCGCTCGGGTTCCGGCACTACTGGGTGCGCCTCGACGGTCGCCGGATCGAGGTCCTCGGGCACACCGGCTTCGTGGGGGCCGCGATGGCGTTCGTCCCCGGTGGCGACGTCGCCGTCGCGCTCGGGACGAACCGCCTGCTCCGCGGCAGGCCGCCGGTCCCCGTCGAGGAGCTCCTCCACCAGATCCTCCGGGTCGCGACCGACCCGGATCCCGACGCCGCAGGCCCTCATCCCCCTGGGGGTCTGCGGCCCTCCTCTCCCGCCCCCGACCTGAGCCGAGGCACGCCGTGA
- a CDS encoding ABC transporter ATP-binding protein, with translation MTDPTPLLSIRDLSVVFRSRAGDVPAVSGVTIDVHAGRTVAVVGESGSGKSTTAAAVNRLLPDAGRITTGQVLLDGRDLASLTEREMIAVRGAHIGFVPQDPMSNLNPLMRVGDQIAEALEVHGRTSGNATRTAVVELLDMVGIADPEQRLHQYPHEFSGGMRQRVLIAMGLACRPRLLIADEPTSALDVTVQRKILDELDELVGRLGTAVMLITHDLGLAAERADTIVVMNQGRVVESGTAEQILDAPQDPYTKRLLDAAPSLTSTRWVRASPVVAHGAATLEEIGRGTAEVHGATPTDAPTPAVAPLVAVNHLSKTFVLRSSRNGAVRELTAVSDVSFTIPRGRTVSLVGESGSGKSTTANIVLGLETASEGHVLFDGVDIAPLSRRELFAFRRRIQPVFQNPYASLDPRYTVEESIAEPMRVHRVGHRRSRRERVATLLDQVALPAAMASRLPHELSGGQRQRVAIARALALSPELVVLDEAVSALDVIVQAQILELLAGLQRELGLSYLFISHDLAVVRMISDEVHVMKNGCVVESGTPDELFARPREDYTRELLAAIPGGRRAA, from the coding sequence GTGACCGACCCGACCCCGCTGCTGTCCATCCGCGACCTGTCCGTGGTCTTCCGCTCGCGCGCCGGAGACGTGCCGGCCGTGAGCGGCGTGACGATCGACGTGCACGCCGGTCGCACGGTCGCCGTGGTGGGCGAGTCCGGGTCCGGGAAGTCGACGACGGCCGCCGCCGTCAACCGCCTGCTGCCCGACGCCGGTCGGATCACCACCGGGCAGGTGCTGCTCGACGGGCGCGACCTCGCGTCCCTCACCGAGCGCGAGATGATCGCGGTGCGCGGCGCGCACATCGGGTTCGTGCCGCAGGACCCGATGTCCAACCTCAACCCGTTGATGCGCGTCGGTGACCAGATCGCCGAGGCCCTCGAGGTGCACGGCCGGACCAGCGGGAACGCGACGCGCACCGCCGTCGTGGAGCTCCTCGACATGGTGGGGATCGCGGACCCGGAGCAGCGGCTGCACCAGTACCCGCACGAGTTCTCGGGCGGGATGCGCCAGCGGGTGCTGATCGCGATGGGGCTCGCGTGCCGTCCGCGCCTGCTGATCGCCGACGAGCCCACGAGCGCGCTCGACGTCACGGTCCAACGCAAGATCCTGGACGAGCTGGACGAGCTCGTCGGACGGCTCGGCACTGCGGTCATGCTCATCACCCACGACCTCGGCCTCGCCGCCGAGCGGGCCGACACGATCGTCGTCATGAACCAGGGCCGCGTCGTCGAGTCCGGCACCGCGGAGCAGATACTCGACGCGCCCCAGGACCCGTACACGAAGAGGCTCCTCGACGCCGCGCCGAGCCTCACGTCGACGCGATGGGTGCGGGCCTCGCCGGTCGTCGCGCACGGGGCCGCGACGCTCGAGGAGATCGGGCGTGGGACCGCGGAGGTCCACGGTGCGACGCCGACCGACGCGCCCACCCCGGCCGTGGCACCGCTCGTCGCGGTGAACCACCTCTCCAAGACCTTCGTGCTGCGGTCCTCGCGCAACGGCGCGGTGCGCGAGCTGACCGCCGTGAGCGACGTCAGCTTCACGATCCCGCGCGGGCGCACGGTCTCCTTGGTCGGTGAGTCCGGGTCCGGCAAGTCGACCACCGCGAACATCGTGCTCGGGCTCGAGACCGCGAGCGAGGGGCACGTGCTCTTCGACGGCGTGGACATCGCGCCGCTCTCGCGGCGTGAGCTCTTCGCCTTCCGGCGCCGGATCCAGCCCGTCTTCCAGAACCCGTACGCGTCCCTCGACCCCCGCTACACGGTCGAGGAGTCAATCGCCGAGCCGATGCGCGTGCACCGGGTCGGCCACCGGCGCAGCCGCCGTGAACGCGTCGCGACCCTGCTCGACCAGGTCGCGCTCCCCGCGGCGATGGCCTCCCGCCTCCCGCACGAGCTCTCCGGCGGGCAGCGTCAGCGCGTCGCGATCGCACGTGCGCTCGCGCTGTCGCCGGAGCTCGTGGTGCTCGACGAGGCGGTCTCGGCCCTCGACGTGATCGTCCAGGCGCAGATCCTCGAGCTGCTCGCCGGGCTCCAGCGAGAGCTCGGCCTGAGCTATCTGTTCATCAGTCACGACCTGGCCGTGGTGCGGATGATCTCCGACGAGGTGCACGTCATGAAGAACGGGTGCGTGGTCGAGAGCGGGACGCCGGACGAGCTGTTCGCGCGCCCGCGGGAGGACTACACGCGCGAGCTCCTGGCGGCGATCCCCGGTGGGCGTCGCGCGGCCTGA